CCCCCGGCTGGACCGCCCAGCAGACCACGGTCAGTGCCGCGGGCGGTGCGCGTGGCCTGCTCGGTGTCGGCTGCACCGCTCCGGACACCGACTTCTGGTTCCCCGGCGCGAGTACGGCCGAGGGGCGGCAGGACTACGTCCACCTCACCAACCCCGACGACGAGGCCGCGGTCGCGGACATCGAGCTGTACGGTCCCGAGGGCGCCCTCGCCTCCGACGTGGGCGACGGCATCACGGTCCCGGCCCGCTCCAGCGTCCCGGTGCTGGTCTCGACGCTGACCGCCGAGGTGGCCGACGACGTCACCCTCCACGTCACGACCCGGTCGGGCCGGGTCGGCGCGGCGGTCAAGGTGGCCGAGGAGCGGGCGGGCAGCGACTGGCTGGCGGCCTCCACCGAACCGGCGCGGTCCCTGGTCCTGCCCGGCATCCCGGCCGACGCCACCTCCGTACGCCTGGTGGCCTTCGCCCCGGGCGAGGACGACGCCGATGTGGACGTGCGGCTGATGGGGAAGAACACGACGTTCACCCCGGCCGGCCACGACAGCCTGCACATCAAGTCGCAGATGACCGCGAGCGTGGACCTGAAGGACGTCACCCGGGGCGAGCCCGGTTCGCTCCTGCTCACCCAGCCGAAGGGCGGGACGCCCGTCGTCGCGGCGCTGCGGGTGGTGCGTGGCACCGGGGACAAGCAGGAGATCGCGTACATCCCGGCGACGGAGCCGGTCGGGGCCCGGGCGAGCGTCGCCGACAACCGGGCGAAGAGCTCGGTGCTGTCCCTCACGGCGCCCGGTGCGAGCGCCAAGGTGAAGGTGACCGCCTCCGCGGGCAGCAAGGGCGGTGAACAGACCGTCAAGACGTACACGGTGAAGGGCGGGACGACCCTCGAAGTCGTCCCGGAGGCGCCCGCCGGGCTCAAGGGTGCCTACGCGCTGACGGTGGAGACGGAGTCGGGCGGCCCGGTCCACGCGGCCCGCACGCTCACGGTGACCGAGGGCGGCATCAAGATGTTCACCGTCCAGACGCTGCCCGACGACCGTGGCACGGTCGAGGTGCCCACGGCCGTCCAGGACCTCTCGGTACTGGACGACTGAACGGGGCGGGGGCCGGGCCGAAGGGCCCGGTCAGTCCTGGCCGTAGCGCGGGTCGACCGACTCCGGGGCCAGTCCGAGGAGTTCGGCGACCTGCTCCACCACGACCTCGTGCACCAGCAGGGCCCGCTCGTCCCGGCTCTTCGTCCGGATCTCGACGGGGCGCCGGTAGACGACGACCTGGGCGGGCTGTCCCTTGAGCGCGGACACCGCGCTGCCGAGGGGGACGGAGTCCTCCGTCGCCCCGGGCACGTCCAGGACCACGAAGTCGACGTCCGCGAGCTGGGGCCAGCGCCGTTCCAGGCGCTCCACGGAGTCCTGGACGAGATCGCGGAAGCTGTCCGCCCTGCTGACCGACAGCGGTACCTGGGGCGGGGCGACCGGTCCCCGCATACCGCGGCCGTGACGGTCGCGGTGCCGGGGCCGTGGCTCGGGCGGGAGGGGCGGTACGGGACTGTCCATCACCGACGCAGCGTAACTCCCCCGGAGCCCCGCCGATCTCGGCTTCCGCGCAGGTCGCCCGATGTGCGCACACGCGGGCGCCCGGGGAGGCCGTGCCCCCGTCCCGCGGGGGGAGATCCCGGCGCCGAGGTGCCGGTCCGCGCCCCGGGCCCGGCCCCCGGTCACCGGGCTTTCGAACGGCCCGGCCCGGCCCGGATCCCTTCGGCCCGACCGGATGTCCATACCTGAGCATTTCAGCCATGGTTCGTCCGAATCCAGCCTGTACTGCGATCGTGACCTCTGCGAACAGTGACTGCTTATGTTCCCGCCGACGACCGGGACCCGGGCCTCCCCGCACCGCTCCGAGCCGCTGCGGCGCAGGTCAGGGAGGCGTGTCCGGACGGCCGGGAGCCATGGCCGCGGGGCGACACGAGGCGTCACCCAGGGGAGAGTCGTCGCAACCCGCTCAAGAGTGCGGTACCGTCCAACATCGTGAGCCCTGTACGTCGCTGTTCGCGAACCGCGTGCGGCCGTCCCGCCGTCGCGACACTGACGTACGTCTATGCCGACTCGACCGCGGTCCTCGGCCCGCTCGCCACCTACGCCGAGCCCCACTGCTACGACCTCTGCGCGGAGCACGGCGAACGTCTCACAGCACCACGTGGCTGGGAGGTCGTCCGGCTCTCCGACCCCTCCGCTCCCACGCGTCCCAGCGGTGACGACCTGGAAGCCCTGGCCAACGCCGTCCGCGAGGCGGCCCGGCCGCAGCCCCGCCCGGCCGACGGCGGGCGCGGGCCCCGCACGGCGGACCCGGTGGAGGTCGCCCGCCGGGGCCATCTCCGGGTCCTGCGCTCACCGGACTCCTGAGCCGACGGAATCCCGGGGCCCTCGGGACCCCTGGACTCACCGGGCCCCGGCCCCTGCCGGGCCCTGCCCCCGTCGGGCCTTACATCCCACAGGGCCCTGCGTCCCGTCGGGCCTTGCACCCCACAGGGCCCTGCGTCCCGTCGGGCCTGCCCCCGGCCGGTCCCCGCGTACTGCCGGGCCCTGAGCCCTGGCCCGGACGCTCCCCTGGCCGGGCCCGGCGGACCGCCCGGTAGTTTGGGCGGTCCGTAAAGACCCCAGGAGGACCGTCCGTGGTTGCCGATCTGTCGCAGCTCGTGAAGGCGTACGACGTACGCGGTGTCGTGCCCGACCAGTGGGACGAGCCGCTCGCCGAACTCTTCGGCGCCGCCTTCGTCCAGGTCACCGACGCGGAAGCGATCGTGATCGGCCACGACATGCGCCCCTCCTCACCCGGCCTGGCCGCGGCCTTCGCCCGGGGCGCGGCCTCGCGCGGCGCCGACGTGACCCTGATCGGGCTCTGCTCGACGGACCAGCTGTACTACGCGTCCGGGGCGCTGAACCTGCCCGGCGCGATGTTCACGGCCTCCCACAACCCGGCGCGGTACAACGGCATCAAGCTGTGCCGCGCCGGTGCCGCGCCCGTGGGCCAGGACACCGGCCTGACGGAGATCCGCACCCTGGTCGAGAAGTGGTCGGAGCACGGCGCCCCCGCCCCGGCCGCGACGGAGGGGACGGTCACCGAACGCGACACCCTCACCGGCTACGCCGACTGTCTGCGGGGCCTGGTCGACGTGAGCCGGATCCGTCCGCTGAAGGTCGTCGTGGACGCGGGCAACGGCATGGGCGGCCACACCGTCCCGACCGTCTTCCGGGGGCTGCCGCTCGACCTCGTACCGATGTACTTCGAACTCGACGGCACCTTCCCCAACCACGAGGCCAACCCCCTCGACCCGAAGAACCTGGTCGACCTCCAGGCGCGCGTCGTCGCCGAGGGCGCCGACCTCGGCCTCGCCTTCGACGGCGACGCGGACCGCTGCTTCGTCATCGACGAACGGGGCGAGGGGGTGTCGCCCTCCGCGATCACCGCGCTCGTCGCCGCCCGGGAGCTCGCGCGCAACGGCGGCACGGGCACCGTCATCCACAACCTGATCACCTCGCGGTCGGTCCCGGAAGTCATCCGCGAGAACGGCGGGACCCCCGTGCGTACCCGCGTCGGCCACTCCTTCATCAAGGCGGAGATGGCCGAGCGCGGCGCGATCTTCGGCGGCGAGCACTCCGCGCACTACTACTTCCGCGACTTCTGGAACGCCGACACCGGCATGCTCGCCGCCCTCCACGTCCTCGCCGCCCTCGGGGGCCAGGAGGGACCGCTCTCCGGACTCGTGGACCGCTACGACCGTTACGCGGAATCCGGAGAGATCAACTCCACCGTCGCCGACCAGGCGGACCGGCTGGCAGCGGTACGGGCGGCATACGGCGACCGCGACGGGGTCACCCTCGACGACCTCGACGGGCTCACCGTGACCGGCACCGACTGGTGGTTCAACCTCCGTCCCTCGAACACGGAGCCACTGCTCCGCCTGAACGTCGAGGCCCGGGACACGGCCATGATGACCGCGGTACGCGACGAGGTACTGGCCCTCGTACGGGAGCGGACGGCGACGCGTCCGTAGCCCTTCGCCCCGGACGGTCCCCGGGGCCGGCGGCGGATGCCCGGAACGGGCGGGCCTGCCGGGCCGCGTCGGTGTCGGCCCGGCGGTAGGCTGACGACGCCCCGGGGGCCGCGGACCGTACGGCCCGTACGGCCCCCACGGCCCGCACCTGATCCGTACCGCATGTTCGAAGGGACCCACCCCATGCCGCTCGAAGCCGGTCTTCTGGACATCCTCGCCTGCCCGGCCTGCCACGCCGAGCTCGACGACCGGACCGCCGACGAAAGCCCCGAGCTGGTCTGCACCGGCGCGGACTGCGCGCTCGCCTACCCGGTGCGCGACGGCATCCCGGTCCTTCTCGTCGACGAGGCCCGCCGCCCCGCGTGACCCCGCACCCCGCGTACCCCGCATCCTGATCCGCCTGGCGATCGGAGGCCCACCGCCATGCTCGACGAGTCGCTGCTCGACGCCCCGGAAGACCTGGCCCGAGCCGACCGGCGCGGTCTGCTCCGCGGAGCCGCCGAGGCCGGGGCACGCGTCCGTACCGCCGCCCGGCACGCCGCCGAGGCGGGCATCGGCACCCTGGCTCCCGAAGGACGGCCCCGCGCCGTCCTCGTCGCGGGGCCGGGCACCGCCGCGCGGGGCGTCGCCGACCTGGTCGGGGCGCTCGCCGGAGCTTCGGCGCCCGTCGTACCGATCCGCCCCACCGGCGTGGCCGCCGCCGCCGGCGCGCTGCGCTGGACCCTGCCCGGCTGGGCGGGCTCCGTGGACCTGCTGCTCATCGCGACGGCCGACGGATCGGAGCCCGGCCTCGCCCTGCTCGCCGAGCAGGCCTACCGCCGTGGCTGCACGGTCGTCGCCGTCGCGCCCGTGCGGTCCCCGCTGCGGGAGACCGTCGACGGCGTGCACGGGCTCGTCGTGCCGATGGCCGCCGCCCCGCACGGCGAGTACGACGCCGAGACCTCGGCCGCCGGGCCCGGCACGCTCTGGGCGCTGCTGACCCCGCTGCTCGCCCTGCTGGACCGGGTGGGGCTGATCGACGCACCCGCCGATGTGCTGCAGAAGGCCGCCGACCGCCTGGACCGCACCGCCGAACGCTGCGGGCCGGCCACCGCCACGTACAACAACCCGGCGAAGACGCTCGCGGCGGAACTCGCCGACAGCCTTCCCCTTGTCTGGACGGAGGGTGACGCCGCCGGCCCCGTCGGGCGCCGCTTCGCCGCCGTCCTGGCCGAGCTGGCCGGGCGCCCGGCCCTCGTGGCGGAGCTCCCGCAGGCGCTGCCCGCCCACGGCGGCCTGCTCGCCGGGGCGTTCGCGGCGGGCGGCGACCCCGACGACTTCTTCCGCGACCGGGTGGACGAACCGGAGGCCATGCGGGCCCGGGTGGTGCTGCTCCGCGACCGGCCGGCCGGCGGTCTCACGGCGGCACCGGCCGCCCGGGAGCTCGCCCTCAGCCACGACACGGCCATCAGCGAGCTCGAACCGGAGGAGGGCAGCGTGCTGGAATCCCTCGCCGAACTTCTCGCGGTCACCGACTTCGCCGCCGTCTACCTCTCCCTGGCCTCGGACAACCGGGCCTGACCGGCGGACGGACGCGAGGAGGTCCCGGGGGCCGCCTGAACTGGCGGCCCTGCTGGTCCTTCCGGTCCTTGCGGGCTCTTCCGGCCCTACGGGTTCTTCCGGTCCGGCGGGTTCTTCCGGTCCGGCGGCTCGTGGATCCTCCTGCTCCGGCGGCCTGCGGATCCTCCTGGTTTGGCGGTCCGCGTCCTTCGCCGTTCCGGCCGCGGCGACCCGGTGTTCTCCTTCCGGCGGCCCGCTGTTCGGTTCTGGCGGACACGCTCTTCGTTCCGATGGCCGGACACACCTTCCGCCGCCGTGTTCCACGGAGCTCCACGCATCAGGCGGCGGCCCGGCCGGACGACCCGGCGGCCGGGGCAGGCGACCATCCGCTACCCGGCACCACCCACCCCTTCCGCACCATCCACTCCTCCTGCACCTCCTGCACCTCCCGCACCTCCCGAGGACGACATCTCATGGACCGGCTCTCCAACACCGTGCGCCCCTACGCCTGGGGCTCCACCACCGCGATCCCCGAACTGCTCGGCACAGCCCCCACCGGCGAACCCCAGGCCGAGCTGTGGATGGGAGCACACCCCGGAGCACCCTCCCGCCTCACCCGCCCCGGCGCCGGGACCCGTGCCGAGCGGCCTCTCACCGAGGTCATCGCGGCCGACCCCGAACGTGAACTGGGCACGGAGACCCTCCGCAGGTTCGGCCCCCGGCTTCCGTTCCTGCTCAAACTCCTCGCCGCGGACGCCCCGCTCTCCCTCCAGGTCCACCCCGACCCCGCCCAGGCCCGGCGGGGGTACGCCGACGAGGAGCGCCGGGGGGTGCCCGTGGACGCACCGCACCGCACCTACAAGGACGCCGGCCACAAGCCCGAACTGATCTGCGCCCTCACCCCCTTCGAAGGGCTGTGCGGCTTCCGGCGGCCCACGGAGGCGGCCGCCCTGATGGCGGCCCTCGGCGTCGACTCCCTCAAGCCGTACGTCGACCTCCTCGGCGCCCACCCCGAAGAGGCGGCCCTGCGCGAGGTCCTCACGGCGGTCCTCTCCGCCGGCCCGGAGGACATGGCGGGCACGGTGGCCGAGGCGGCCGAGGCCGCCGAGCGGCTCGCCGGAGCCCACGCCCCGTACGCCCGGATCGCCCGCCATTACCCGGGCGACCCCGGGGTCATCGCCGCGATGCTCCTGAACCACGTACGACTGCAGCCCGGAGAAGCCATGTACCTGGGAGCGGGCGTGCCGCACGCCTACCTCGGAGGGCTCGGCGTCGAGATCATGGCCAACTCCGACAACGTGCTGCGCTGCGGACTCACCCCCAAGCACGTCGACATCCCCGAGCTGCTGGACGTCGTCCGGTTCGAGGCGGGCGAGCCCGCGATCCTCCGGCCGGAGGCGTCGCCCTTTGGGGAGGAGCTCTACGAAACCCCGGCAGCCGAGTTCCGGCTCTCCCGTCATGTACTGCCGCCCGGCGGGGCCTCTGCGGACCTGACCGTGAGCGCGCCGCAGATCCTGCTGTGCACGGCAGGCGGCCCCCGGGCCGGTGAACTCACTCTCGCACCCGGGGAATCGGTCTTCGTACCGGCGGACGAACCGGTCGAAGTGTCCGGTACGGGCACACTGTTCCGCGCGACCGTGGCGGTCTGACGTACCGTCCGCAACACCGGCTGCAACAATGTCCGGCCGAATCGCGGCACCGTGCCGCAGCACCGAGGAAGGGACACCACGCACCCATGAGCGCGTCAGGCGGAACCAAGGCGATCGTGGCGGCACTCGCCGCGAATCTCGCGATCGCGGTGGCCAAATTCGTGGCGTTCCTCTTCAGTGGTTCGTCGTCGATGCTCGCGGAGAGCGTCCACTCGCTCGCGGACTCCGGCAACCAGGGACTACTGCTCCTGGGAGGCAAGAGGGCCCAGCGGGAAGCCACCCCCCAGCACCCCTTCGGCTACGGACGTGAGCGCTACATCTACGCGTTCCTCGTCTCCATCGTGCTGTTCTCGGTCGGTGGCATGTTCGCCGTCTACGAGGGCTACGAGAAGATCAAGCACCCGCACGAGATCGAAGCCTGGTACTGGCCGGTGGGCGTGCTGATCTTCGCGATCATCGCCGAGGGCTTCTCGTTCCGGACGGCCATCAAGGAGTCCAACGAGACCCGCGGCAAGCTCTCCTGGACGGAGTTCGTCCGACGGGCCAAGGCGCCCGAACTCCCCGTGGTCCTGCTGGAGGACTTCGGAGCGCTCGTCGGTCTGGTCCTGGCCCTCGGTGGTGTCGGCCTCGCCCTGGGCACCGGAAACGGCATCTGGGACGGCATCGGCACCCTCTGCATCGGCATCCTGCTCATCGCCATCGCGATCGTCCTCGCGGCGGAGACCAAGTCGCTGCTGCTCGGCGAGGCCGCCGGGATCGAGGACGTCGAGAAGATCAAGAACTCGGTGGTGGACGGTGACACCGTGACCCGCGTCATCCACATGCGCACGCTCCACCTGGGCCCGGAGGAGCTGCTGGTCGCGGCCAAGATCGCGGTCCGGCACGACGAGTCCGCGTCGGAGATCGCCGACGCCATCAACGCCGCCGAGGCCCGCATCCGGGCCGCGGTCCCGATCGCCCGCGTCATCTACCTCGAACCCGACATCTACAACGCCCAGGCCGCCGCCGCCGGTACCAACCCGGGGAAGGACTCCGGCGGCACGGAACGGCCGGGCGGAACGGAGACGCCCGGCACCACGGGCACGGGGCCGTCGTCCGAAGGCTCCACCGCACCCTGACACACCCCCGTCGGCCTTCTTCCGGCCTTTCTCCGGTCCGCCTTCGGTCCGCCTCCGGTCCCCGGTCCTCTCCTCCGGCTCCTCCGGTGGCCGAGAGGGACCGGTCACCGGAAGGTTCAGGCCACAAGCCCCGCGGTCCGGCCCCGAACGGCCCGGTGACCCATCACGATCCCCGGTGGGACTGGGGTTCGCTGGGCCGTTCGGTGTAGATTCGTCGCAGTACCAGACGTCGCTGCTGATGGCGGTCGATCGGTCCGCGGTCGCGGACCGGCCGAGGGAGAGAGGGCCTCCGACGGACTGCGCTGTGATCGCCCGGGCATCCGTATGCCCGTGGCCACCACGGAGCCATCCAGCCCACTCCCGACCCATCATGAGGAGCAGCCCATCATGACGACGGCCGCCAGGAACACGGACTTCAAGGTCGCCGACCTCTCCCTCGCCCCCTTCGGGCGCAAGGAGATCACCCTCGCCGAGCACGAGATGCCCGGCCTGATGTCGATCCGCGAGGAATACGCCGCGGCGCAGCCCCTGGCGGGCGCGCGCATCACCGGTTCGCTGCACATGACGGTGCAGACGGCGGTGCTCATCGAGACGCTCGTCGCTCTCGGCGCCGAGGTCCGGTGGGCCTCGTGCAACATCTTCTCCACCCAGGACCACGCGGCCGCGGCCATCGCGGTGGGCCCGACCGGCACCCCTGACGCCCCGGCCGGTGTGCCGGTCTTCGCGTGGAAGGGCGAGAGCCTGGAGGAGTACTGGTGGTGCACGGAGCAGGCTCTGACCTGGCCGAACACCCCGACCGGCGGCCCGAACATGATCCTCGACGACGGTGGTGACGCCACCCTCCTCGTCCACAAGGGTGTCGAGTTCGAGAAGGCCGGCCAGGCCCCGGACCCCTCGACCGCGGACAGCGAGGAGTACGCGCACATCCTCACCCTGCTGAACCGGACCCTGGGCGAGTCGCCGCAGAAGTGGACCCAGCTGGCGTCCGAGATCCGCGGCGTGACCGAGGAGACCACCACCGGTGTGCACCGGCTGTACGAGATGCACCGCGACGGCACCCTCCTTTTCCCGGCGATCAACGTCAACGACGCGGTCACCAAGTCGAAGTTCGACAACAAGTACGGCTGCCGCCACTCCCTCATCGACGGCATCAACCGCGCCACCGACGTCCTGATCGGCGGCAAGACCGCCGTCGTCTGCGGCTACGGCGACGTGGGCAAGGGCTGCGCGGAGTCCCTGCGCGGCCAGGGTGCCCGGGTGATCATCACGGAGATCGACCCGATCTGCGCGCTGCAGGCGGCGATGGACGGTTACCAGGTGACCACGCTGGACGACGTGGTGGAGACCGCGGACATCTTCGTGACCACGACCGGCAACAAGGACATCATCATGGCCGGTGACATGGCCCGGATGAAGCACCAGGCCATCGTGGGCAACATCGGTCACTTCGACAACGAGATCGACATGGCCGGCCTGGCGAAGATCGACGGCATCGTCAAGGACGAGGTCAAGCCGCAGGTCCACACCTGGACCTTCCCCGACGGCAAGGTGCTGATCGTGCTCTCCGAGGGCCGTCTGCTGAACCTCGGCAACGCCACCGGCCACCCGTCCTTCGTGATGTCGAACTCCTTCGCGGACCAGACCCTGGCGCAGATCGAGTTCTTCACCAAGCCCGAGTCCTACCCGACCGACGTCTACGTCCTGCCCAAGCACCTCGACGAGAAGGTCGCCCGGCTCCACCTCGACGCACTGGGCGTGAAGCTCACGACCCTGCGCCAGGAGCAGGCCGACTACATCGGCGTGCCGGTCGAAGGCCCGTACAAGTCCGACCTCTACCGCTACTGAGAAGGCCGCCGGCCCCGGTCGGCGCCCCTTCCGGCGAACAGGTCCGAGCGCAGGCCCCCGCACCCCCGTGCCGGGGGCCTGCCCCGTACCGCACCTTGTCGCCGAGCCGGAACCGGCCGCGCCACCCGCAGATCCCGGAGTGGTACCCGCCACCCGCAGATCCTGCAACGGCACCCGGCACCCGGCACCCGGCACCCGAGCCCGGAGCGGCACCCGGCACCCGATGCCACCGGTTACGCAGGGAGCCGTCCCGTCTTACGCCGGGAGCCGTCCCGTCGTCGCACGCGTACGTATCCGAGGAACCCGAAGGACCCCATGCCCCGAGGCAGGTATTCGCTCCACGATCCCCATGACCACACCCCCCTCGGTGAAGAACACTTCCAATGCGCCCCCGGCCCTTCCGGGTGGCGCTACGTCTCCCGGACCACGTCGCCCTCCGGTACACACCTGGGCTCCGTCGACCTGGCTCTGGACGACCTGGGCCGCCCCATCCGGCTCGAACTGCACGCCGCGGACTGGCAGGTCCGCGGAGCGGCGCTCGAAGGCGTGACCTGGGTACGCACGGACCCGGCCGGCCTTCACGCCACCGAAGGCAACGTCCGCGCCCGCACCTTCTCCGGAACCTCCCCCGCTTTCCTCGTCGCCACGAGCCGGCTTCTGCGCCTCACCCCCGATTCCGGCGAGACCCGTGTTCGTCTGGTCACCTTCACGGACCCGGTG
This DNA window, taken from Streptomyces nitrosporeus, encodes the following:
- the ahcY gene encoding adenosylhomocysteinase; this encodes MTTAARNTDFKVADLSLAPFGRKEITLAEHEMPGLMSIREEYAAAQPLAGARITGSLHMTVQTAVLIETLVALGAEVRWASCNIFSTQDHAAAAIAVGPTGTPDAPAGVPVFAWKGESLEEYWWCTEQALTWPNTPTGGPNMILDDGGDATLLVHKGVEFEKAGQAPDPSTADSEEYAHILTLLNRTLGESPQKWTQLASEIRGVTEETTTGVHRLYEMHRDGTLLFPAINVNDAVTKSKFDNKYGCRHSLIDGINRATDVLIGGKTAVVCGYGDVGKGCAESLRGQGARVIITEIDPICALQAAMDGYQVTTLDDVVETADIFVTTTGNKDIIMAGDMARMKHQAIVGNIGHFDNEIDMAGLAKIDGIVKDEVKPQVHTWTFPDGKVLIVLSEGRLLNLGNATGHPSFVMSNSFADQTLAQIEFFTKPESYPTDVYVLPKHLDEKVARLHLDALGVKLTTLRQEQADYIGVPVEGPYKSDLYRY
- the manA gene encoding mannose-6-phosphate isomerase, class I; its protein translation is MDRLSNTVRPYAWGSTTAIPELLGTAPTGEPQAELWMGAHPGAPSRLTRPGAGTRAERPLTEVIAADPERELGTETLRRFGPRLPFLLKLLAADAPLSLQVHPDPAQARRGYADEERRGVPVDAPHRTYKDAGHKPELICALTPFEGLCGFRRPTEAAALMAALGVDSLKPYVDLLGAHPEEAALREVLTAVLSAGPEDMAGTVAEAAEAAERLAGAHAPYARIARHYPGDPGVIAAMLLNHVRLQPGEAMYLGAGVPHAYLGGLGVEIMANSDNVLRCGLTPKHVDIPELLDVVRFEAGEPAILRPEASPFGEELYETPAAEFRLSRHVLPPGGASADLTVSAPQILLCTAGGPRAGELTLAPGESVFVPADEPVEVSGTGTLFRATVAV
- a CDS encoding DUF5719 family protein, with product MSLAAGAVALAAVTGFAALNAPGDDGPAEAKAAVRLPVERSSLLCPSPGGSDLAETAYVSFTPAGGTGGAGDEAGAAELVPSVPAAADEETDEKDGKKKDGKKKEAAGKPAVAVEEAGKPAVAETSDSDAPALIGTATGRLAPGWTAQQTTVSAAGGARGLLGVGCTAPDTDFWFPGASTAEGRQDYVHLTNPDDEAAVADIELYGPEGALASDVGDGITVPARSSVPVLVSTLTAEVADDVTLHVTTRSGRVGAAVKVAEERAGSDWLAASTEPARSLVLPGIPADATSVRLVAFAPGEDDADVDVRLMGKNTTFTPAGHDSLHIKSQMTASVDLKDVTRGEPGSLLLTQPKGGTPVVAALRVVRGTGDKQEIAYIPATEPVGARASVADNRAKSSVLSLTAPGASAKVKVTASAGSKGGEQTVKTYTVKGGTTLEVVPEAPAGLKGAYALTVETESGGPVHAARTLTVTEGGIKMFTVQTLPDDRGTVEVPTAVQDLSVLDD
- a CDS encoding DUF3499 domain-containing protein, which gives rise to MSPVRRCSRTACGRPAVATLTYVYADSTAVLGPLATYAEPHCYDLCAEHGERLTAPRGWEVVRLSDPSAPTRPSGDDLEALANAVREAARPQPRPADGGRGPRTADPVEVARRGHLRVLRSPDS
- a CDS encoding cation diffusion facilitator family transporter, producing MSASGGTKAIVAALAANLAIAVAKFVAFLFSGSSSMLAESVHSLADSGNQGLLLLGGKRAQREATPQHPFGYGRERYIYAFLVSIVLFSVGGMFAVYEGYEKIKHPHEIEAWYWPVGVLIFAIIAEGFSFRTAIKESNETRGKLSWTEFVRRAKAPELPVVLLEDFGALVGLVLALGGVGLALGTGNGIWDGIGTLCIGILLIAIAIVLAAETKSLLLGEAAGIEDVEKIKNSVVDGDTVTRVIHMRTLHLGPEELLVAAKIAVRHDESASEIADAINAAEARIRAAVPIARVIYLEPDIYNAQAAAAGTNPGKDSGGTERPGGTETPGTTGTGPSSEGSTAP
- a CDS encoding SIS domain-containing protein, with protein sequence MLDESLLDAPEDLARADRRGLLRGAAEAGARVRTAARHAAEAGIGTLAPEGRPRAVLVAGPGTAARGVADLVGALAGASAPVVPIRPTGVAAAAGALRWTLPGWAGSVDLLLIATADGSEPGLALLAEQAYRRGCTVVAVAPVRSPLRETVDGVHGLVVPMAAAPHGEYDAETSAAGPGTLWALLTPLLALLDRVGLIDAPADVLQKAADRLDRTAERCGPATATYNNPAKTLAAELADSLPLVWTEGDAAGPVGRRFAAVLAELAGRPALVAELPQALPAHGGLLAGAFAAGGDPDDFFRDRVDEPEAMRARVVLLRDRPAGGLTAAPAARELALSHDTAISELEPEEGSVLESLAELLAVTDFAAVYLSLASDNRA
- a CDS encoding phosphomannomutase/phosphoglucomutase, which gives rise to MVADLSQLVKAYDVRGVVPDQWDEPLAELFGAAFVQVTDAEAIVIGHDMRPSSPGLAAAFARGAASRGADVTLIGLCSTDQLYYASGALNLPGAMFTASHNPARYNGIKLCRAGAAPVGQDTGLTEIRTLVEKWSEHGAPAPAATEGTVTERDTLTGYADCLRGLVDVSRIRPLKVVVDAGNGMGGHTVPTVFRGLPLDLVPMYFELDGTFPNHEANPLDPKNLVDLQARVVAEGADLGLAFDGDADRCFVIDERGEGVSPSAITALVAARELARNGGTGTVIHNLITSRSVPEVIRENGGTPVRTRVGHSFIKAEMAERGAIFGGEHSAHYYFRDFWNADTGMLAALHVLAALGGQEGPLSGLVDRYDRYAESGEINSTVADQADRLAAVRAAYGDRDGVTLDDLDGLTVTGTDWWFNLRPSNTEPLLRLNVEARDTAMMTAVRDEVLALVRERTATRP
- a CDS encoding Trm112 family protein, which gives rise to MPLEAGLLDILACPACHAELDDRTADESPELVCTGADCALAYPVRDGIPVLLVDEARRPA
- a CDS encoding metallopeptidase family protein: MDSPVPPLPPEPRPRHRDRHGRGMRGPVAPPQVPLSVSRADSFRDLVQDSVERLERRWPQLADVDFVVLDVPGATEDSVPLGSAVSALKGQPAQVVVYRRPVEIRTKSRDERALLVHEVVVEQVAELLGLAPESVDPRYGQD